TTCCGTCAATAGCTTTTGAACGGGCTGAAGCAGCTCTTTTTGCTGTCTTTGTAAGTTCAGGAAAGGAATTTTCATGAAAAATGAAGCAATACGTTTTATTTAATGAATTTTTTTTAAAATTTACGGTCAATTATAATGAATACTTCTTATTAGAAAGAGCGTTATGCCAAAAGTCTATGTTAAAACCAGCATTTAACAGCTACGAGGATGAACGTTTACTTTCACTTTAGTTTTACACTCAAATCTTAGTCATTTTTTTCTATGAAAAAAATTGCGGTATTGACCTCGGGAGGGGATGCACCAGGTATGAATGCCTGTCTTAGGGCTGTAATCAGAGGAGCTATCTATCATGGGGTAGAAGCTTACGGTATTAAATATGGATACAACGGACTAATTGAAGGAGATATCTATAAAATGAAATCTTACTCCGTTAGTAACATCATTCAAAAGGGTGGTACCATCCTCAAATCTGCCAGAAGTACAGAATTTCGTACTAAAGAAGGTAGAAAAAAAGCTTATCAACAATTACAGAGAAGAGGAATTGAAGGTTTAGTAGTAATTGGTGGTGATGGTACTTTTACCGGTGCCAGCGTTTTCCATGAAGAATATGGTTTCCCTATTGTGGGCGCTCCCGGTACTATAGACAACGACCTTTACGGAACGGATTACACTATCGGGTTTGACACCGCAGTAAACACTGCCTTAGAAGCCATAGACAAAATTCGTGATACAGCCAACTCACACGATCGTATATTCTTTATTGAAGTAATGGGTCGTGATTCCGGTTACATTGCCATACAGTCAGGTATTGGTGGTGGTGCCGAACTTATTATGGTTCCTGAAACCAGTACTTCTATTGATGACGTAATCTTTGACCTAAACCAGGGAAGAAATACTGAAAAAACTTCTTCAATTGTAGTGGTCGCCGAGGGCGATGAAGAAGGAGGCGCAATGGAAGTGGTTAATAAAGTAAAATCCAGACTTAAAGGTAAAGACCTGAAAGTATCTATCCTGGGTCATATGCAGCGTGGAGGAGCCCCAACCGCTATGGACCGCATTATCGGTAGCCGCCTAGGTTTGGCTGCTCTGGAAGGTCTACTAGGAGGTAAAAAGAATATGATGGCCGGTATTATCAATAACAGAGTAGTTTATACCAGTTTTAAGGAGTGTATCAATACCGCTAAACCTTTGGAGCAGGACTTACTTAGAATGGTAAAAATACTAAGCATCTAAACATTTTGTATGGGCTATTTGCCAATCATACTAGCCTTGCTTGGCTTTATTTTTCTTTGGGCTATTGTTAATTATAATAGTATTAAACTAAAGAAAGCTGAAGCTGAGCAAGCTTCCAAACTGGTCTTTCAGCAGGCAGCTTT
This window of the Porifericola rhodea genome carries:
- the pfkA gene encoding 6-phosphofructokinase, giving the protein MKKIAVLTSGGDAPGMNACLRAVIRGAIYHGVEAYGIKYGYNGLIEGDIYKMKSYSVSNIIQKGGTILKSARSTEFRTKEGRKKAYQQLQRRGIEGLVVIGGDGTFTGASVFHEEYGFPIVGAPGTIDNDLYGTDYTIGFDTAVNTALEAIDKIRDTANSHDRIFFIEVMGRDSGYIAIQSGIGGGAELIMVPETSTSIDDVIFDLNQGRNTEKTSSIVVVAEGDEEGGAMEVVNKVKSRLKGKDLKVSILGHMQRGGAPTAMDRIIGSRLGLAALEGLLGGKKNMMAGIINNRVVYTSFKECINTAKPLEQDLLRMVKILSI